One part of the Desulfobacterales bacterium genome encodes these proteins:
- a CDS encoding MBL fold metallo-hydrolase yields the protein MKIKFWGVRGSIPCPGPLTVKYGGNTACIELRLNDPERLIIIDAGSGIRELGNHMMAHDLPRGPIRTEIFLSHTHWDHIMGFPFFVPSYLPTTKLKVHGPFNLEGESLEEAMAGQMTYRYFPIRKDWLAADINYIELKEGQIDLKGGVTLRTKYLNHPIMCLGYRFEYNGKVVCTAHDTEPYRNLFAAGPDDPSHDETMAAEGELIAGEQNKALEDFFTGADLLIHDAQYTREEYETSKKGWGHTSIEHACETASRAQVKHLVLFHHDPMRTDSQLDRLAEIHCAPGRYGDMKITLAREGLELEP from the coding sequence ATGAAGATTAAATTCTGGGGGGTGCGCGGGTCAATTCCCTGTCCGGGACCGCTCACCGTAAAGTACGGCGGCAACACAGCATGTATCGAGTTGCGGCTTAACGATCCGGAACGGCTGATTATAATTGATGCGGGCTCCGGTATCAGGGAACTCGGCAACCATATGATGGCCCATGATCTGCCCAGGGGACCGATCCGGACCGAGATTTTCCTGTCCCATACCCACTGGGATCATATCATGGGTTTCCCGTTTTTTGTGCCAAGCTATCTTCCCACCACTAAATTGAAAGTCCATGGCCCGTTCAACCTTGAGGGAGAAAGCCTGGAAGAGGCCATGGCCGGCCAGATGACCTATCGTTATTTCCCGATCAGGAAAGACTGGCTGGCCGCTGATATCAACTATATTGAACTCAAGGAAGGGCAGATTGATCTCAAGGGCGGGGTCACCCTCCGCACCAAGTACCTGAATCATCCGATCATGTGCCTGGGATATCGTTTTGAATACAATGGCAAGGTGGTCTGTACGGCCCATGACACGGAACCCTATCGCAACCTTTTTGCAGCCGGGCCGGATGATCCGTCCCATGACGAAACCATGGCCGCCGAGGGCGAGTTGATTGCCGGGGAACAGAATAAGGCCCTGGAGGATTTTTTCACCGGCGCCGATCTGCTGATCCACGACGCCCAATATACGCGGGAGGAATATGAGACATCGAAAAAAGGCTGGGGCCACACCTCCATTGAGCATGCCTGCGAAACAGCAAGCCGCGCCCAGGTAAAACACCTTGTCCTGTTTCATCATGACCCCATGCGGACCGATTCCCAGCTTGACCGACTGGCGGAAATCCACTGCGCGCCCGGCAGGTATGGCGATATGAAAATAACCCTGGCCCGCGAGGGTCTGGAACTGGAACCCTAG
- a CDS encoding tetratricopeptide repeat protein, with translation MKKTDTASVKKEIVIIITIVAFISGFLGGIIYSALKSPAGPSSYPDSGAAAIPARDIPLPTDRIAELEQELAVDPDNVKAMIELGDIYFDSNRYQEGIVIFTRAEKIAPTDIHILNDLGVMHLHTGNYETALEKFKAVLAIYPTHSHTLYYLGLVYLKQGDRDKALPAFEQVLALNPDPQLAEAARREIAALNEQTLFQ, from the coding sequence ATGAAAAAAACAGACACGGCTTCAGTAAAAAAGGAAATCGTAATTATTATCACCATTGTCGCCTTTATCAGCGGTTTCCTGGGGGGCATTATCTACAGCGCCCTTAAGTCCCCGGCAGGCCCTTCCAGCTATCCGGACTCCGGGGCCGCGGCTATCCCGGCCCGGGACATCCCCCTGCCAACGGACCGGATAGCAGAGCTGGAACAGGAACTGGCCGTTGACCCGGACAACGTCAAGGCGATGATCGAGCTTGGCGACATCTACTTTGACAGCAACAGATATCAGGAAGGAATCGTGATTTTCACCCGGGCCGAGAAAATCGCCCCGACCGATATCCATATCCTCAACGACCTGGGCGTGATGCACCTGCATACCGGCAATTACGAGACCGCCCTGGAAAAGTTCAAGGCGGTGCTGGCTATCTATCCGACCCATAGTCACACCCTGTACTACCTCGGCCTGGTGTACCTGAAGCAGGGCGACAGGGACAAGGCGTTGCCGGCCTTTGAACAGGTACTCGCCTTGAACCCTGATCCGCAACTGGCCGAGGCGGCCCGCCGGGAGATAGCCGCGCTCAATGAGCAGACGCTGTTTCAATAG
- a CDS encoding disulfide bond formation protein B, translating into MTRLNQESVNWTILFLCWLLAGASTTASLFFSQVMEFAPCVLCWYQRIALFPLVIILAAGLFPLDRGVLKYALPLAVAGWLTAAYHNLLYAGIIPEDLQPCAQGVSCTEEYISLFGFLTIPMLSLLSFSTIIALLITLKTRMSR; encoded by the coding sequence ATGACCCGTTTAAATCAAGAGTCTGTGAACTGGACCATTCTTTTTCTCTGCTGGCTGCTGGCCGGCGCGTCAACCACGGCGAGCTTGTTTTTCAGCCAGGTAATGGAGTTTGCCCCCTGTGTTCTGTGCTGGTACCAGCGGATAGCGCTGTTCCCCCTGGTCATAATCCTGGCAGCCGGGCTTTTCCCCCTTGACAGGGGCGTGCTGAAATATGCCCTGCCGCTGGCAGTGGCCGGCTGGCTCACCGCGGCCTATCATAACCTGCTGTATGCCGGGATCATCCCGGAGGACCTCCAGCCCTGCGCCCAGGGGGTCTCGTGCACAGAGGAATACATCTCCCTGTTTGGTTTCCTGACCATACCAATGCTTTCCCTGCTTTCGTTTTCAACGATAATCGCCCTGTTAATTACCTTAAAGACGAGGATGTCCAGATGA
- a CDS encoding DsbA family protein, whose amino-acid sequence MKYVIVVVSCLVLVLAFMFGGSYYRGQQAKKLGFMARENASLFVRDHSQTLGSDDAKVYLVEFMDPACETCAAFSPLVKRLMEANPGRIKLVIRYAPFHDGADYFVKILEAAGKQGKYWQTLDIMYRSQPYWASHSNPQPQRIWQFLPMAGLDLDQIRKDMNDPAITKLIEQDLADAQTLNVRKTPGFFVNGKPLQPFGYQQLLQLVQDEIKANYPNQPDHTRTGQNSGGDNSL is encoded by the coding sequence ATGAAATATGTAATAGTTGTGGTTTCCTGCCTTGTACTGGTCCTGGCGTTTATGTTCGGCGGTTCCTATTACAGGGGACAACAGGCAAAAAAACTCGGCTTCATGGCCAGGGAAAACGCCTCCCTTTTTGTCCGGGACCATTCCCAGACCCTTGGCAGTGACGATGCAAAGGTTTATCTTGTGGAGTTCATGGACCCGGCATGTGAAACCTGCGCTGCTTTTTCTCCCCTGGTAAAGCGACTCATGGAGGCCAATCCCGGCAGGATCAAACTTGTTATCCGGTACGCCCCTTTCCATGACGGCGCTGATTATTTCGTCAAGATCCTTGAGGCGGCCGGGAAACAGGGGAAATATTGGCAGACCCTGGATATCATGTACAGATCACAACCTTACTGGGCCAGCCACAGCAACCCGCAACCGCAGCGGATATGGCAGTTTCTGCCAATGGCGGGCCTTGACCTTGATCAGATCAGGAAGGATATGAACGACCCGGCAATTACAAAACTGATAGAACAGGACCTTGCCGACGCCCAGACCCTTAACGTCCGCAAGACGCCGGGGTTCTTTGTCAACGGCAAGCCCCTGCAACCCTTTGGTTACCAGCAATTGCTGCAACTGGTCCAGGATGAAATCAAGGCGAATTACCCGAACCAGCCCGACCATACCCGTACGGGTCAAAATTCCGGAGGCGATAACTCATTATGA
- a CDS encoding TlpA family protein disulfide reductase → MKKLSFLILLCCLPLFITACGQRPKVAEVGEPAPDFSLVDRSGKTWTLSELKGQVVFINFWATWCPPCREEMPSMQRLYTMLPKDKFKMLAILNKDDPALADTFAARLGLTMPILDDQKNKIGQKYGLTGLPETFIVDKQGVLREKFIGSAQWDSPVYRQMMMRYINQ, encoded by the coding sequence ATGAAAAAACTATCCTTTTTAATCCTGCTGTGTTGTTTACCCTTGTTCATCACCGCCTGCGGCCAGAGGCCCAAGGTGGCCGAGGTCGGCGAGCCGGCCCCGGACTTCAGCCTGGTGGACAGAAGCGGCAAGACCTGGACCCTGTCCGAACTCAAGGGACAGGTGGTGTTTATTAATTTCTGGGCAACCTGGTGTCCACCCTGCCGCGAAGAGATGCCCTCGATGCAACGGCTTTACACCATGCTGCCCAAGGACAAGTTCAAAATGCTGGCCATACTCAACAAGGATGATCCGGCCCTGGCCGACACCTTTGCCGCCAGGCTGGGCCTCACCATGCCGATCCTTGATGACCAGAAGAACAAGATTGGTCAGAAATATGGCCTGACCGGACTTCCTGAGACCTTTATCGTTGATAAACAGGGGGTACTCCGGGAAAAGTTCATCGGCTCGGCCCAATGGGACTCTCCGGTGTATCGGCAGATGATGATGAGATATATCAACCAGTGA
- a CDS encoding 4Fe-4S binding protein: MDLVRKWVQALFFLITNGYWNFPATRGIYQGPLKVICSPGLNCYSCPAATTYCPLGSLQQLLAGIRISLESGRFFIGLYVVAAMGVIGSFVGRMVCGWACPFGLFQELLHKIPSPKFNIWPPLRYIKYGLLLFMVILLPLFAVDEFGLGSPWFCKYLCPAGTLEAGFPLLIMQPALRAKLGLLFLIKLFFLILFIVWAVLASRPFCRTACPLGAFYALFSKIKLIKLRLDPARCNNCAACHSVCPMGVRFNESPDDMECISCLACSKACRFNAINLEVGGLPVTGQPAPAAYRLKKDMGHAGPSTQ, translated from the coding sequence ATGGATCTCGTCCGCAAATGGGTCCAGGCCCTGTTTTTCCTGATCACCAACGGCTACTGGAATTTCCCGGCCACCAGGGGGATCTACCAGGGTCCGCTGAAGGTGATCTGCTCGCCCGGGCTTAACTGTTACTCCTGCCCGGCGGCAACCACCTACTGCCCCCTTGGCTCGTTGCAGCAACTGCTCGCCGGGATCCGGATCTCCCTTGAAAGCGGCCGGTTCTTTATCGGTCTTTATGTTGTCGCCGCCATGGGCGTGATCGGCAGTTTCGTCGGCCGGATGGTTTGCGGCTGGGCCTGCCCCTTCGGCCTGTTCCAGGAGCTTCTCCATAAGATCCCCTCACCCAAGTTCAACATCTGGCCGCCCCTGCGCTATATAAAGTACGGGCTGCTGCTGTTCATGGTCATCCTCCTGCCCCTGTTCGCGGTTGATGAGTTCGGCCTGGGCAGCCCCTGGTTCTGCAAGTACCTGTGTCCGGCAGGCACCCTGGAGGCCGGATTCCCGCTGCTTATCATGCAGCCCGCCCTTCGGGCCAAGCTGGGCCTGCTTTTTTTAATCAAGCTTTTTTTTCTCATTCTTTTTATTGTCTGGGCCGTGTTGGCCAGCCGGCCCTTTTGTCGAACCGCTTGTCCCCTCGGGGCCTTTTATGCCCTGTTCAGCAAGATTAAATTGATCAAGTTGCGTCTTGACCCGGCAAGGTGTAACAACTGTGCGGCCTGCCACAGTGTCTGTCCGATGGGGGTCCGGTTCAACGAGTCACCCGATGACATGGAATGTATATCATGCCTTGCCTGCAGCAAGGCCTGCAGGTTCAATGCGATCAACCTGGAAGTGGGCGGCCTGCCGGTCACCGGTCAACCCGCGCCGGCCGCTTACCGGCTGAAAAAGGACATGGGCCACGCCGGCCCTTCAACTCAGTAG
- a CDS encoding WecB/TagA/CpsF family glycosyltransferase, translating to MESFDSPDFRQVVNNADLVVADGMPLVWALKSLGEKQACQVRGSDLLLRLCAAAEKGNIPIGLYGGTPDSLRDFKSFLAREFPSLDIACTVSPPFRPLDIQEDAGYVEQINAAGAKILFVGIGCPKQEKWMAEHRDSLACVMVGVGAAFDFFSGRKKHAPRWMQRAGLEWLFRLACEPGRLWKRYSRHNPRFIWHFGKQLLRLRFNQAAGNRFH from the coding sequence ATGGAGAGCTTTGACAGTCCTGACTTCCGTCAAGTGGTGAACAATGCCGATCTCGTCGTGGCTGACGGCATGCCCCTGGTCTGGGCACTTAAGTCGTTGGGTGAGAAGCAGGCCTGTCAGGTGCGGGGTTCCGACTTGCTGTTGCGGCTCTGCGCTGCGGCGGAGAAGGGAAATATTCCCATCGGCCTGTATGGCGGCACACCGGATAGTCTCCGGGATTTCAAGTCATTTTTGGCACGCGAGTTCCCCTCCTTGGACATCGCCTGTACTGTTTCCCCTCCTTTCCGGCCATTGGATATTCAAGAGGATGCCGGGTATGTTGAACAGATAAACGCTGCCGGCGCAAAGATTCTGTTTGTCGGCATCGGCTGCCCCAAGCAGGAGAAATGGATGGCCGAACACAGGGATAGTCTCGCGTGTGTCATGGTGGGAGTCGGGGCGGCCTTTGATTTTTTCAGCGGGCGGAAGAAACATGCGCCGCGCTGGATGCAGAGGGCAGGGCTTGAGTGGCTGTTCAGGCTGGCCTGTGAGCCCGGACGGCTCTGGAAACGATATTCAAGGCATAACCCCCGTTTCATCTGGCATTTCGGCAAGCAGTTATTAAGGCTCCGTTTCAACCAGGCCGCTGGCAATCGTTTCCATTAG
- a CDS encoding sulfotransferase, translating into MGPGRSGTTILDILLANNPGIAGCGELNYIFREGFLLNNPCSCGAPCNQCALWGKVREKVGLPEGELLEIFRLFLSIEWHAGFFKLISGLIPRAKLRRYAAINHKLLVAIKSVTRATAMVDSSKLPGRALALAEFFPGKTRIICITRDPAGIMRSFQKTGLEQDPKPPLATCLYYITVLLSCRLVAWRVGSKMIEIRYEELMNDPVACLARLEKWSGLDFSRAKTILANNGDLLPGHIVRGNRLRRKNRIRFKKGIREVALTSIYQKMLVYLMQAARLLLGFKGRP; encoded by the coding sequence ATGGGCCCCGGTAGAAGCGGGACCACGATCCTGGATATCCTTTTGGCCAATAACCCTGGTATTGCCGGTTGCGGAGAGTTGAACTACATTTTCCGCGAGGGCTTTTTGCTGAACAATCCCTGTTCCTGCGGCGCGCCGTGCAATCAGTGCGCATTATGGGGCAAGGTAAGGGAAAAGGTCGGCCTGCCGGAGGGGGAACTGCTGGAGATCTTCAGGCTCTTCCTTTCCATTGAGTGGCATGCCGGCTTTTTCAAACTCATTTCCGGTCTGATCCCCAGGGCCAAACTCCGGCGTTACGCCGCGATCAACCATAAGCTCCTGGTTGCCATCAAGAGCGTGACCAGGGCCACGGCCATGGTCGATTCATCCAAACTCCCGGGCCGGGCCCTGGCCCTGGCTGAATTTTTCCCAGGCAAGACCAGAATAATCTGCATTACCCGCGATCCGGCCGGGATCATGCGCTCGTTCCAGAAAACCGGGTTGGAACAGGACCCCAAACCGCCCCTGGCCACCTGTCTTTATTACATAACCGTGTTATTGAGTTGCCGGCTGGTGGCCTGGCGGGTGGGAAGTAAGATGATCGAGATCCGTTACGAGGAGTTGATGAACGATCCGGTTGCCTGTCTTGCCAGGCTGGAAAAATGGAGCGGCCTTGATTTTTCCCGGGCCAAGACTATTCTGGCGAACAACGGAGATCTGCTGCCCGGCCACATCGTCCGGGGCAACCGGTTGCGAAGAAAAAACCGGATTCGATTCAAAAAAGGGATAAGGGAGGTCGCCTTGACAAGCATCTATCAGAAAATGCTTGTATATCTGATGCAAGCGGCGCGGCTCCTGCTCGGATTTAAAGGCCGGCCCTGA